The Argentina anserina chromosome 3, drPotAnse1.1, whole genome shotgun sequence genome includes a region encoding these proteins:
- the LOC126788167 gene encoding SHUGOSHIN 2 isoform X2 has protein sequence MATRTSLSTVARQKLADVTNLPGPPPRNENVAEVPMGDKDRVEQLTRERMALFKLVTERNKIIELSGAELQKLRVSVQKLQLQNWNLARSNSQMLAELNSRRDAVKTLQHELLCKEALLKAKNFEMQENLEINCQKAGSKFKEADEATLHEADDDKPRIGNKRHATRSQSVGVSTKFQKVEKSLTQQGKEEMKCQTTACQLIKGEEPALQDTTKDENQCVGNKAHATRSQSLGSSIKFQKVEQSLTQQGKEEITCQTTGCQLKGEEPALRDSTKDENRCVGNKRRATRSQSLGASTACQNIEQKDKVENKRRSLRRQSSRFKSHEEEQMDNLFEIEEAKFPENSMLEDDPIPSISSIKPEEKEDSCATKSGVSQRSPIGRPLCKAVKKDTKFAETFIPNGDPAPLILSTSKDKAEISAPKSEGVSQRCSIGRPLRRAVEKVQSYKEPPLKIKMRRIELPAA, from the exons ATGGCCACACGAACGTCTCTCAGCACCGTGGCCCGGCAGAAGCTCGCTGACGTCACCAACTTGCCGGGTCCTCctccgagaaatgaaaacgtCGCCGAGGTTCCCATGGGTGATAAGGACCGTGTTGAACAGCTCACTAGG GAAAGAATGGCTCTGTTTAAGCTCGTCACCGAAAGAAA TAAAATCATTGAACTGAGTGGCGCCGAGTTGCAGAAGCTGCGAGTTAGTGTTCAGAAGTTGCAGCTACAGAATTGGAATCTTGCCCGATCAAATAGCCAGATGTTAGCG GAGCTTAATTCAAGAAGAGATGCG GTAAAAACGCTGCAGCATGAACTTCTATGCAAGGAGGCTTTACTTAAGGCAAAGAATTTTGAAATGCAG GAAAATTTAGAGATAAACTGTCAAAAAGCTGGGTCTAAG TTCAAGGAAGCAGATGAGGCAACTTTGCATGAAGCTGATGATGACAAACCACGTATTGGCAACAAGAGGCATGCAACAAGAAGTCAAT CTGTGGGTGTTTCTACTAAATTCCAAAAGGTCGAAAAATCTCTCACTCAacaaggaaaagaagagaTGAAATGTCAAACTACTGCGTGCCAG CTCATCAAAGGAGAGGAGCCAGCTTTGCAGGACACTACTAAGGATGAAAACCAATGTGTTGGCAACAAGGCGCATGCAACAAGAAGTCAAT CTCTGGGTTCTTCCATTAAATTCCAAAAGGTCGAACAGTCTCTCACCCAacaaggaaaagaagagaTAACATGTCAAACTACTGGCTGCCAG CTCAAAGGAGAGGAGCCAGCTTTGCGGGACAGTACTAAGGATGAAAACCGATGTGTTGGCAACAAAAGGCGTGCTACAAGAAGTCAAT CTTTGGGTGCTTCTACTGCATGCCAAAACATTGAACAGAAAGATAAGGTCGAAAATAAAAG GCGGAGTTTGAGGAGGCAGTCTTCTAGATTTAAATCCCATGAGGAAGAACAGATGGATAATTTGTTTGAGATAGAAGAAGCcaaatttccagaaaattcaatGCTTGAGGATGATCCCATTCCCTCCATTTCATCTATCAAGccagaagagaaagaagatagCTGTGCTACAAAGAGTGGAGTATCCCAAAGATCCCCAATTGGAAGACCATTGTGCAAGGCAGTTAAGAAGGATACCAAATTTGCAGAAACGTTCATCCCTAATGGTGATCCCGCTCCTTTAATTTTGTCTACCAGTAAAGATAAAGCAGAAATCAGTGCCCCAAAGAGTGAAGGAGTATCACAAAGATGTTCAATTGGACGACCATTGCGGAGGGCAGTTGAGAAGGTTCAGTCCTACAAAGAACCTCCactcaaaataaaaatgcgAAGAATAGAATTACCAG CAGCATAA
- the LOC126788167 gene encoding SHUGOSHIN 2 isoform X5 — protein MATRTSLSTVARQKLADVTNLPGPPPRNENVAEVPMGDKDRVEQLTRERMALFKLVTERNKIIELSGAELQKLRVSVQKLQLQNWNLARSNSQMLAELNSRRDAVKTLQHELLCKEALLKAKNFEMQENLEINCQKAGSKFKEADEATLHEADDDKPRIGNKRHATRSQSLGSSIKFQKVEQSLTQQGKEEITCQTTGCQLKGEEPALRDSTKDENRCVGNKRRATRSQSLGASTACQNIEQKDKVENKRRSLRRQSSRFKSHEEEQMDNLFEIEEAKFPENSMLEDDPIPSISSIKPEEKEDSCATKSGVSQRSPIGRPLCKAVKKDTKFAETFIPNGDPAPLILSTSKDKAEISAPKSEGVSQRCSIGRPLRRAVEKVQSYKEPPLKIKMRRIELPGQ, from the exons ATGGCCACACGAACGTCTCTCAGCACCGTGGCCCGGCAGAAGCTCGCTGACGTCACCAACTTGCCGGGTCCTCctccgagaaatgaaaacgtCGCCGAGGTTCCCATGGGTGATAAGGACCGTGTTGAACAGCTCACTAGG GAAAGAATGGCTCTGTTTAAGCTCGTCACCGAAAGAAA TAAAATCATTGAACTGAGTGGCGCCGAGTTGCAGAAGCTGCGAGTTAGTGTTCAGAAGTTGCAGCTACAGAATTGGAATCTTGCCCGATCAAATAGCCAGATGTTAGCG GAGCTTAATTCAAGAAGAGATGCG GTAAAAACGCTGCAGCATGAACTTCTATGCAAGGAGGCTTTACTTAAGGCAAAGAATTTTGAAATGCAG GAAAATTTAGAGATAAACTGTCAAAAAGCTGGGTCTAAG TTCAAGGAAGCAGATGAGGCAACTTTGCATGAAGCTGATGATGACAAACCACGTATTGGCAACAAGAGGCATGCAACAAGAAGTCAAT CTCTGGGTTCTTCCATTAAATTCCAAAAGGTCGAACAGTCTCTCACCCAacaaggaaaagaagagaTAACATGTCAAACTACTGGCTGCCAG CTCAAAGGAGAGGAGCCAGCTTTGCGGGACAGTACTAAGGATGAAAACCGATGTGTTGGCAACAAAAGGCGTGCTACAAGAAGTCAAT CTTTGGGTGCTTCTACTGCATGCCAAAACATTGAACAGAAAGATAAGGTCGAAAATAAAAG GCGGAGTTTGAGGAGGCAGTCTTCTAGATTTAAATCCCATGAGGAAGAACAGATGGATAATTTGTTTGAGATAGAAGAAGCcaaatttccagaaaattcaatGCTTGAGGATGATCCCATTCCCTCCATTTCATCTATCAAGccagaagagaaagaagatagCTGTGCTACAAAGAGTGGAGTATCCCAAAGATCCCCAATTGGAAGACCATTGTGCAAGGCAGTTAAGAAGGATACCAAATTTGCAGAAACGTTCATCCCTAATGGTGATCCCGCTCCTTTAATTTTGTCTACCAGTAAAGATAAAGCAGAAATCAGTGCCCCAAAGAGTGAAGGAGTATCACAAAGATGTTCAATTGGACGACCATTGCGGAGGGCAGTTGAGAAGGTTCAGTCCTACAAAGAACCTCCactcaaaataaaaatgcgAAGAATAGAATTACCAGGTCAGTGA
- the LOC126788167 gene encoding SHUGOSHIN 2 isoform X3 codes for MATRTSLSTVARQKLADVTNLPGPPPRNENVAEVPMGDKDRVEQLTRERMALFKLVTERNKIIELSGAELQKLRVSVQKLQLQNWNLARSNSQMLAELNSRRDAVKTLQHELLCKEALLKAKNFEMQENLEINCQKAGSKFKEADEATLHEADDDKPRIGNKRHATRSQSVGVSTKFQKVEKSLTQQGKEEMKCQTTACQLIKGEEPALQDTTKDENQCVGNKAHATRSQSLGSSIKFQKVEQSLTQQGKEEITCQTTGCQLKGEEPALRDSTKDENRCVGNKRRATRSQSLGASTACQNIEQKDKVENKRRSLRRQSSRFKSHEEEQMDNLFEIEEAKFPENSMLEDDPIPSISSIKPEEKEDSCATKSGVSQRSPIGRPLCKAVKKDTKFAETFIPNGDPAPLILSTSKDKAEISAPKSEGVSQRCSIGRPLRRAVEKVQSYKEPPLKIKMRRIELPA; via the exons ATGGCCACACGAACGTCTCTCAGCACCGTGGCCCGGCAGAAGCTCGCTGACGTCACCAACTTGCCGGGTCCTCctccgagaaatgaaaacgtCGCCGAGGTTCCCATGGGTGATAAGGACCGTGTTGAACAGCTCACTAGG GAAAGAATGGCTCTGTTTAAGCTCGTCACCGAAAGAAA TAAAATCATTGAACTGAGTGGCGCCGAGTTGCAGAAGCTGCGAGTTAGTGTTCAGAAGTTGCAGCTACAGAATTGGAATCTTGCCCGATCAAATAGCCAGATGTTAGCG GAGCTTAATTCAAGAAGAGATGCG GTAAAAACGCTGCAGCATGAACTTCTATGCAAGGAGGCTTTACTTAAGGCAAAGAATTTTGAAATGCAG GAAAATTTAGAGATAAACTGTCAAAAAGCTGGGTCTAAG TTCAAGGAAGCAGATGAGGCAACTTTGCATGAAGCTGATGATGACAAACCACGTATTGGCAACAAGAGGCATGCAACAAGAAGTCAAT CTGTGGGTGTTTCTACTAAATTCCAAAAGGTCGAAAAATCTCTCACTCAacaaggaaaagaagagaTGAAATGTCAAACTACTGCGTGCCAG CTCATCAAAGGAGAGGAGCCAGCTTTGCAGGACACTACTAAGGATGAAAACCAATGTGTTGGCAACAAGGCGCATGCAACAAGAAGTCAAT CTCTGGGTTCTTCCATTAAATTCCAAAAGGTCGAACAGTCTCTCACCCAacaaggaaaagaagagaTAACATGTCAAACTACTGGCTGCCAG CTCAAAGGAGAGGAGCCAGCTTTGCGGGACAGTACTAAGGATGAAAACCGATGTGTTGGCAACAAAAGGCGTGCTACAAGAAGTCAAT CTTTGGGTGCTTCTACTGCATGCCAAAACATTGAACAGAAAGATAAGGTCGAAAATAAAAG GCGGAGTTTGAGGAGGCAGTCTTCTAGATTTAAATCCCATGAGGAAGAACAGATGGATAATTTGTTTGAGATAGAAGAAGCcaaatttccagaaaattcaatGCTTGAGGATGATCCCATTCCCTCCATTTCATCTATCAAGccagaagagaaagaagatagCTGTGCTACAAAGAGTGGAGTATCCCAAAGATCCCCAATTGGAAGACCATTGTGCAAGGCAGTTAAGAAGGATACCAAATTTGCAGAAACGTTCATCCCTAATGGTGATCCCGCTCCTTTAATTTTGTCTACCAGTAAAGATAAAGCAGAAATCAGTGCCCCAAAGAGTGAAGGAGTATCACAAAGATGTTCAATTGGACGACCATTGCGGAGGGCAGTTGAGAAGGTTCAGTCCTACAAAGAACCTCCactcaaaataaaaatgcgAAGAATAGAATTACCAG CATAA
- the LOC126788167 gene encoding SHUGOSHIN 2 isoform X4 — protein MATRTSLSTVARQKLADVTNLPGPPPRNENVAEVPMGDKDRVEQLTRERMALFKLVTERNKIIELSGAELQKLRVSVQKLQLQNWNLARSNSQMLAELNSRRDAVKTLQHELLCKEALLKAKNFEMQFKEADEATLHEADDDKPRIGNKRHATRSQSVGVSTKFQKVEKSLTQQGKEEMKCQTTACQLIKGEEPALQDTTKDENQCVGNKAHATRSQSLGSSIKFQKVEQSLTQQGKEEITCQTTGCQLKGEEPALRDSTKDENRCVGNKRRATRSQSLGASTACQNIEQKDKVENKRRSLRRQSSRFKSHEEEQMDNLFEIEEAKFPENSMLEDDPIPSISSIKPEEKEDSCATKSGVSQRSPIGRPLCKAVKKDTKFAETFIPNGDPAPLILSTSKDKAEISAPKSEGVSQRCSIGRPLRRAVEKVQSYKEPPLKIKMRRIELPGQ, from the exons ATGGCCACACGAACGTCTCTCAGCACCGTGGCCCGGCAGAAGCTCGCTGACGTCACCAACTTGCCGGGTCCTCctccgagaaatgaaaacgtCGCCGAGGTTCCCATGGGTGATAAGGACCGTGTTGAACAGCTCACTAGG GAAAGAATGGCTCTGTTTAAGCTCGTCACCGAAAGAAA TAAAATCATTGAACTGAGTGGCGCCGAGTTGCAGAAGCTGCGAGTTAGTGTTCAGAAGTTGCAGCTACAGAATTGGAATCTTGCCCGATCAAATAGCCAGATGTTAGCG GAGCTTAATTCAAGAAGAGATGCG GTAAAAACGCTGCAGCATGAACTTCTATGCAAGGAGGCTTTACTTAAGGCAAAGAATTTTGAAATGCAG TTCAAGGAAGCAGATGAGGCAACTTTGCATGAAGCTGATGATGACAAACCACGTATTGGCAACAAGAGGCATGCAACAAGAAGTCAAT CTGTGGGTGTTTCTACTAAATTCCAAAAGGTCGAAAAATCTCTCACTCAacaaggaaaagaagagaTGAAATGTCAAACTACTGCGTGCCAG CTCATCAAAGGAGAGGAGCCAGCTTTGCAGGACACTACTAAGGATGAAAACCAATGTGTTGGCAACAAGGCGCATGCAACAAGAAGTCAAT CTCTGGGTTCTTCCATTAAATTCCAAAAGGTCGAACAGTCTCTCACCCAacaaggaaaagaagagaTAACATGTCAAACTACTGGCTGCCAG CTCAAAGGAGAGGAGCCAGCTTTGCGGGACAGTACTAAGGATGAAAACCGATGTGTTGGCAACAAAAGGCGTGCTACAAGAAGTCAAT CTTTGGGTGCTTCTACTGCATGCCAAAACATTGAACAGAAAGATAAGGTCGAAAATAAAAG GCGGAGTTTGAGGAGGCAGTCTTCTAGATTTAAATCCCATGAGGAAGAACAGATGGATAATTTGTTTGAGATAGAAGAAGCcaaatttccagaaaattcaatGCTTGAGGATGATCCCATTCCCTCCATTTCATCTATCAAGccagaagagaaagaagatagCTGTGCTACAAAGAGTGGAGTATCCCAAAGATCCCCAATTGGAAGACCATTGTGCAAGGCAGTTAAGAAGGATACCAAATTTGCAGAAACGTTCATCCCTAATGGTGATCCCGCTCCTTTAATTTTGTCTACCAGTAAAGATAAAGCAGAAATCAGTGCCCCAAAGAGTGAAGGAGTATCACAAAGATGTTCAATTGGACGACCATTGCGGAGGGCAGTTGAGAAGGTTCAGTCCTACAAAGAACCTCCactcaaaataaaaatgcgAAGAATAGAATTACCAGGTCAGTGA
- the LOC126788005 gene encoding uncharacterized protein LOC126788005: MMDLDQLLELDNDDPVLKPLPKKRKKVIGLDDLLTDFYKEEGKLVEKAARKARAAARQRDDSDEEDDDREASLCQFVDTCENKINGIGGKDDIFLWGICVFGDQKSPPPVAFPELESCTILQSFMNNKLNSEFEICTDNGDTLLEGLLVNGWLSKVVFARSHVEKSVAMWTFNLMVYSSNEDLRTSACDFWCAILSSKNQVKIDWLPSYSELKLALKNYGFLFNSSNTEYVHSNSARPGPAQNIRALIKYVTTSCQVRIKTAIYLTSEAEELIEIITYLFLDRQLQGLFVLLNECMQSAISYFTDDEWESSCEKIAKSLARRIPKDVNCLRIVECISGANYHSKMLRSVVAYQILHSCFDFKARDEVELLNLLISINVKKDCDFFMLYVYLVLAENWLLSDQLGDEKQVLNEMWRLYLQNCSCLIASTDLRSFASKVRNKASYLLQGTITNEISSN, from the exons ATGATGGACTTGGATCAACTTCTCGAACTCGACAACGACGACCCAGTTCTCAAACCCCTTCCTAAGAAAAG GAAGAAGGTTATTGGGTTGGATGATCTTTTGACTGATTTCTACAAGGAAGAAGGCAAACTTGTCGAAAAGGCCGCAAGGAAGGCAAGGGCAGCGGCGAGGCAGAGGGATGATTCAgatgaggaagatgatgatagaGAGGCTTCCCTCTGTCAGTTTGTTGATACATGCGAAAACAAG ATAAATGGTATAGGTGGTAAGGACGATATCTTTTTGTGGGGGATATGTGTTTTCGGAGACCAG AAATCACCACCTCCTGTAGCTTTTCCCGAGCTTGAAAGTTGCACAATCTTGCAGTCTTTCATGAATAACAAGCTGAATTCTGAGTTTGAGATCTGTACCGACAATG GAGACACTTTGCTAGAAGGGTTACTAGTAAATGGCTGGCTTTCAAAAGTGGTTTTTGCTAGAAGTCATGTGGAAAAGTCTGTAGCCATGTGGACCTTTAATTTGA TGGTATATTCATCAAATGAAGATTTGAGGACATCTGCTTGTGACTTCTGGTGTGCTATTCTCTCATCAAAAAATCAG GTTAAAATCGATTGGCTCCCTAGCTATTCTGAGTTAAAATTGGCTCTCAAAAACTATGGTTTTCTGTTCAACTCTTCCAATACCGAATATGTTCATTCCA ATTCTGCTCGTCCAGGTCCAGCCCAGAATATTAGAGCGTTAATCAAGTATGTAACTACTTCTTGTCAAGTGAG GATCAAAACAGCTATATACTTGACCTCAGAAGCAGAAGAGTTGATAGAGATTATAACATATCTGTTCTTAGACCGCCAGCTTCAAGGTCTGTTTGTGCTTTTGAACGAATGCATGCAGTCAGCTATCAGTTACTTCACAGACGATGAATGGGAATCTAGCTGTGAGAAGATTGCAAAATCTCTTGCTCGCAG AATCCCGAAGGATGTGAACTGCTTAAGAATCGTAGAATGCATTTCGGGAGCCAATTATCACAGCAAGATGCTTAGAAGTGTGGTTGCCTATCAAATTCTTcatagttgttttgattttaag GCCCGTGATGAAGTAGAGCTCCTAAATTTGCTAATCTCAATTAATGTGAAGAAAGACTGTGACTTCTTCATGCTGTATGTATACTTGGTTCTAGCTGAGAATTGGCTCTTGTCTGATCAACTGGGTGACGAGAAACAAGTCTTGAATGAAATGTGGCGTCTGTACTTACAAAACTGTTCTTGCCTGATCGCCAGTACAGATCTGAGATCTTTTGCCTCTAAG GTTCGTAATAAGGCGTCATATCTTTTGCAAGGCACCATCACCAATGAAATATCATCAAATTGA
- the LOC126788167 gene encoding SHUGOSHIN 2 isoform X1: MATRTSLSTVARQKLADVTNLPGPPPRNENVAEVPMGDKDRVEQLTRERMALFKLVTERNKIIELSGAELQKLRVSVQKLQLQNWNLARSNSQMLAELNSRRDAVKTLQHELLCKEALLKAKNFEMQENLEINCQKAGSKFKEADEATLHEADDDKPRIGNKRHATRSQSVGVSTKFQKVEKSLTQQGKEEMKCQTTACQLIKGEEPALQDTTKDENQCVGNKAHATRSQSLGSSIKFQKVEQSLTQQGKEEITCQTTGCQLKGEEPALRDSTKDENRCVGNKRRATRSQSLGASTACQNIEQKDKVENKRRSLRRQSSRFKSHEEEQMDNLFEIEEAKFPENSMLEDDPIPSISSIKPEEKEDSCATKSGVSQRSPIGRPLCKAVKKDTKFAETFIPNGDPAPLILSTSKDKAEISAPKSEGVSQRCSIGRPLRRAVEKVQSYKEPPLKIKMRRIELPGQ, translated from the exons ATGGCCACACGAACGTCTCTCAGCACCGTGGCCCGGCAGAAGCTCGCTGACGTCACCAACTTGCCGGGTCCTCctccgagaaatgaaaacgtCGCCGAGGTTCCCATGGGTGATAAGGACCGTGTTGAACAGCTCACTAGG GAAAGAATGGCTCTGTTTAAGCTCGTCACCGAAAGAAA TAAAATCATTGAACTGAGTGGCGCCGAGTTGCAGAAGCTGCGAGTTAGTGTTCAGAAGTTGCAGCTACAGAATTGGAATCTTGCCCGATCAAATAGCCAGATGTTAGCG GAGCTTAATTCAAGAAGAGATGCG GTAAAAACGCTGCAGCATGAACTTCTATGCAAGGAGGCTTTACTTAAGGCAAAGAATTTTGAAATGCAG GAAAATTTAGAGATAAACTGTCAAAAAGCTGGGTCTAAG TTCAAGGAAGCAGATGAGGCAACTTTGCATGAAGCTGATGATGACAAACCACGTATTGGCAACAAGAGGCATGCAACAAGAAGTCAAT CTGTGGGTGTTTCTACTAAATTCCAAAAGGTCGAAAAATCTCTCACTCAacaaggaaaagaagagaTGAAATGTCAAACTACTGCGTGCCAG CTCATCAAAGGAGAGGAGCCAGCTTTGCAGGACACTACTAAGGATGAAAACCAATGTGTTGGCAACAAGGCGCATGCAACAAGAAGTCAAT CTCTGGGTTCTTCCATTAAATTCCAAAAGGTCGAACAGTCTCTCACCCAacaaggaaaagaagagaTAACATGTCAAACTACTGGCTGCCAG CTCAAAGGAGAGGAGCCAGCTTTGCGGGACAGTACTAAGGATGAAAACCGATGTGTTGGCAACAAAAGGCGTGCTACAAGAAGTCAAT CTTTGGGTGCTTCTACTGCATGCCAAAACATTGAACAGAAAGATAAGGTCGAAAATAAAAG GCGGAGTTTGAGGAGGCAGTCTTCTAGATTTAAATCCCATGAGGAAGAACAGATGGATAATTTGTTTGAGATAGAAGAAGCcaaatttccagaaaattcaatGCTTGAGGATGATCCCATTCCCTCCATTTCATCTATCAAGccagaagagaaagaagatagCTGTGCTACAAAGAGTGGAGTATCCCAAAGATCCCCAATTGGAAGACCATTGTGCAAGGCAGTTAAGAAGGATACCAAATTTGCAGAAACGTTCATCCCTAATGGTGATCCCGCTCCTTTAATTTTGTCTACCAGTAAAGATAAAGCAGAAATCAGTGCCCCAAAGAGTGAAGGAGTATCACAAAGATGTTCAATTGGACGACCATTGCGGAGGGCAGTTGAGAAGGTTCAGTCCTACAAAGAACCTCCactcaaaataaaaatgcgAAGAATAGAATTACCAGGTCAGTGA